The DNA segment GTTAGATGTATTGATAAAGAAGGTTAAGAATAACTCCCCTCATACTTTGTTTGATGAACGTGTCTATCAAGACTTTAAAAGAAGATTGTTGCCCTGTGAGCATGTTTTGAAGCAAGGTAAATATATTGGGCTGGATAAGAAACAAACAGCGTTAACTCTTAGTCAGGAAGGTTGCAGCAAAGTCAAAGGAGTTGCTGGCTGTGGTAAAACGACCATTATCGCAAGTCGTGCCGCAAACGCCTTTAAAAGGCATCATGAGAATGTGCTAATTATCACATTCAACATCACATTAAAGAACTTGATTAAAGATAAGATCAGTGATGTGTTAGGTTACAGGGATGAATACAATTTTGCTGTTACCAATTACCACCAGTTTTATAACTCACAGGTAAATGTAATTGGCCAAGACCTTTGTAATTTAATTTTTATCCATGGATTAGAAGGGTTATATAAGCATGATTGTTTTCAAGGGGAGCAAGTTGCTAAATATAACACTATTTTAATTGATGAGGTCCAAGACTTCGAGAGTGAGTGGGTAAAAATCATCCGTGATAATTTTCTAGAATATAGTGGTGAAATGGTGCTTTTTGGTGATGAATCTCAAAATATTTATGAAAGAGACAATCAAAGAGCAGCTGTTATTGCACAGGGGTTCGGCCGCTGGATAAAGTTAAAGCGTTCATATAGAACAGAACAGGATTCTCCTCTTAATCAGGTGTTTAAAGATTTTCAGGAACAATACCTAGTTGAAAAGTATTCCGACACTGATGTACTTGAATTTACACCTGTGCAGATGGGAATGAGCTTTAATATCATGGACTATGAAGCAGTTGGTAAAGATTGGATTGACACTTCATTTTATATTATAAAAAGGCACATTCAAGCCAATCAGTTAAACCCAAATGATGTCGTCATCTTGTCTTCAAATATTTTCTTAGTCAGATGGCTAAATGAACGGTTTATTCAAGAAGAAAAAACTCATTGTATGTTTGAAACATATGAAGAGTTAACTTCCATGCTGCCGTTTGAACACCGTCTACTTCCAATAGCTTTGAAGTGCGGTGACTCTATAGTACGTTTGAATGCTCTAAAAAAACTAACGGAAAAAGAACTGTCTAAATTAATTAGAGATATTGAATTAAAAGAAACTATTGATAGCGCTCGTAGGGCCAAGAAAAACCACTTTTATGCTAATAGTGGTTTAATTAAGCTATCAACAGTACATAGCTATAAAGGCCTTGAGTCGAAAACAGTATTTTATCTTATGGATGACGATGATATACCTGAAATAGTGTATACATCTATCACTCGTTCTACTGAAAACTTAGTTATTTTAGATAAAAGCGACAAAAATCAGTTTTCAGATTTTTTTAGGAATGCAGCAAAAGCAATGAGTACCTCAGGCGAATTATTATTACAGTGAATGAAGACCAATTAGACCAATAGTCTCTAGCGAGGCTTCCTTGCTAGAGACCTTTTAAAATTACTATGTCATTGCCCAGAAGCTTTAGTGCGTGAGCGTAACCGCCAGATAGTGTTAAAGCTAAGACTCTTCAGCTAGGTAGATACTCCAGACATTGACCTATGTGCAGTGCTGTTACTCATAAATATTTTAGAGCGGTGCGGGTGTTTAAGAATAAATTGACACATTACTTGAGATGGCTTGTAAAACGGCATGTGTCCTTCTTTGGACATGATCTTCAGTTTCCCCCGGTTGACCAGAAAACCAATGAGTTTCTTTCGTGGCTTAAACATCTAACTGAGTTGAGAGAAGCTTGGTATAGCTCTCTCTCGAAGCAGTTTTGCATACCTGCGCTAGTCACTTAAGCTATATCAATAACCAAGGTATTATTTACCAGCTGTGATAGTTTTCGAGTAGCCTCTTTAGAATGTCTTTCTGCATATCATCGAGTTGCATGCACATGTCGCCAAACTGAGGGTAGCGGAAACCGCTAGCAAGCTCATACCGCTCATACTTGTTAGAAAGGTCTATTTTTGTGAATTCAAGGGATTCACCTATAGCTGCAAGGCTTTGTGACATCATTAGCTCCGTTGTGTCTCGCGTGTTGTAGCAGCTTGCTAAGGAGTAGCTCAAAAGCTTGTCTGCATTGCCTTTGCTGCCAAATATGAGCTTTCTAATATCAATGTCGATTTCATAAATGTCTTGAACTTGGTTAAGGTTTTTTCGGTGTGGGTGTGGGGCGAGGGTGTAGCCACGATCTAAATAAATCAGGCAGTCTTTGACGGCATTTAAAAACTTAACTTGTTTAGGGGAGTCTTCTCTAACAGGTAAAAGTCGGTCTATTAGCAGGCTTGTCAGGTTTTCTTCAGTATTCTTTATATCTGGGATCGCGACTCTTGTATATTTAGTTGTTCCTGCTTCAACCCACCAAAAACCAGTGTAGCTATTGTCATTAGAGTAAAGGCCAAACTCTGTATGCTCAATCCCAAACGTTGACTTTACAAGCTGAGGCAGTGCTTCGTTGAAGCTTTGCACGTTATGAATACCGTTACCCCAACAAATGCATTTCATGGCCTCTGCGTGGCTTAGGGATTGTTCCTTTTCAAGTTCTTTTGCATTGTCCTTTGCTTGCTCAATCGTTAAGCCCGTTGGAAAAATGAGTACATTCTCAACTAAAGAAAACTTAGTTAAGTGGTGCGTATCTTCAAGTCGACCCTCAGCATAAGGGGGCGTTATTGCAGTGTTAATCTTGTTGTTCATATTAGGTTCCTGACACTTGCAATCGTCACTTGTAGTCGTCACTTACAAATCGATTTGGGCAAGCGTAAAAGTCACTGCCGCATATATAGTGATGACGGCAGAATAGTTAATAAGTAAAAGTGTTTGTTGTTTAGGCTCAATAGAGCCTCGGTCACTGACCGTCGTTATGTACGATTTGCCTTATCTACACCGATGCAAAATGCTATTGATGCTTGTCTAATAACCTAATTTTTTGTCTGTGTTGCTTAACCTAGAGAAAGCCTAGAGTGCCTAAGAAAGCGAGCCTAATGGCTCGCTAGTTGTTGCTATAAACTGTCCTCTAACTTTTGTGTCCAATGTTGTTCAGCGATGTCGAAGTAAATTTCTGGTGGCAATCCAAAAATAGCTTCGAATTCGTCATCAAATAAGCCGCAGAAGCTTTGAATTTCCTCTTTGAGCAGCAGTAACACCATGTACATATCCAAATCTTCCAGATACTGACTATCAAGCTCTGGATGCTCTTCTTGTATCGATTTACTGATACTCATGCCTAAAATCCCCCTGCAGAATCTCTATGTTGATAGATGTAACGACTAAAACTTAATTCGATATCATCGTCTTGTGTTACTTGGTGGCCAGCCAGTAACAAAACGGTGCTATGGTCGCGCCAGGGCGACTTGGATTGCCTTTGATACTCTCTGATAAAAGGTGACTTTTTATCGCTAATAGTGGCTCCTAATTGACTAATGATTTGTCCTCATCAGTAGTTAGGATTGCCACATGCGAATTATTGAAGTGTTGGCGAAAAAAAGTTATTACCCGTTCTTGCTCCATTGGTGGTATTTGCTTTCTGGTTAAGCTCTTCCTGAGTGAGAACTCTAAGAAATTCACCTCAGTTTCCAATGTATATTGGTCTCGGTCAGCGTACCGCAACTCTTCTGTAAGGCTGTTCGATACCTCATTAAGTAAGCTTACTAGTGCGTTTAGCTGACTCACAAAACTCGCTTGCATCTATGTTCTCCTGTTGTCTTTATTGTTCAACAACTAGGTAAGAAGTAGAAATGCGAGTTTTGGTGAGTTGGCGGTAAAATAATGAAAATATTTTCACTGCATATTAGAGCTCATTACATGTGGTCGATATAAGTGCTCACGAAGTGGATGAGGATGTGACTTTCTAATGGGTCATCAATCTCAGCCCAAATTCCTTTTTGAACGTCGAAGTAGAGTTTTTGGTACTCTTCATAAAAATCCAATTCGTCCGAATCTTCTTCAGTTTGTAGTTGCTCGATGAGGTTAGAAAGAACAGTCAGAGCATTATTTAACTTCTTTTTCTTCTGCGTCAGAATTTGGCAGCTTTCGTCCAAATTAATGTCTTCGTTATCTAACTCTTCTGTTGTCGGCTTTAGCTTGTTCATTGTTTACTCCATTTGACTAAGTAAATGAGAGTCGATTGACTCACTTGTTTGTAACAATGAATAGGTAGTTTCGAGGATGGCAAACTATGTACTTTTGAGTGGGAAATTCCCCAAGGATTCCCCAACGCAGTTTTTAATCGTCTGAATTTATTCGTCTTTACCTTAGCGTTATTGGGTCTATTTTTTGTGCTGATTGAGTGCTATGCTATTGATATCAATGGGTTTAATGGTTTGTGTTTGTATGTATGGGCAACATTTGTCGCTCTCCTTCGGCTGAGGCGATGTTTAGATTAAAAGCACGAGCAGCCCAGTTAGACATTGAGATAGATTCGGCTGGGACGATTGCTTATCACCAAGGGCATTCACCGGATAAGCGCTCTATCGCTGCCGGTGTTAAGCGAGGGTTGAGCTTTGATGGCATGAGAGCTAGGCAGGTTGAGCAAACTGACTTTGTCGATTTTGATTTGATATTAGCGGCAGATGAGCAAAACTTGCAGGACTTAAAGCGTATATGCCCTAAGCTATATCAGTCTAAGCTGGTGCTTATTTTAGACTTCTGCGATTTCGCATCTAATGCAGCAATTTATACTGAGGTGCCAGACCCATATTATGGGGAGGGTGATGGTTTTGAGTTGGTGCTAGATCTGCTCGATAATAGCTGCGAGCAACTGGTAAAACGTATTCAAATTAAATAGCAGCACTTAGCAGGTGTAGACTAGTTTCTACTAGATGTGCGGACTTTAGTTTTAGATTAAATTGATAGCTTAGATTTCTTTCATATAAATTCGCGTGACAAAAGCGTAGGATCCAGTGTTGTGAACTCGACCTTCTTAACTAGATGGATATCTATGTCTACGACCATGGAACAAGCTGATACTCGTGCATTATTAATCTCAATTCGCACTCCTAATACAAAAATAGAGGATATTGATAGATCGTTAGAGGAGTTGGGACGTTTAGTCAGCACGCTTGGTTTTACTGTTTTTGCAACGCAAACTCAGAAGCAGAGTTCGACTCAGCGTTTATCGGTGCTAGGCGCGGGCAAGCTCGAAGAGTTGGCCAGAATGACAAAGGAACTTGATGATGTTGAACAAAGAGACTCTTTAGCGAACATTGATGAGCAAGAATTGAACGAATTTTTAATCGAATCTAAGACTCAGCTACATGCCAATGTTGTTGTGTTTGATTGTGAACTCAGTCCAATGCAGTTGCGTAATGTTGAGAATGTATTAGGCGTTGAAGTATTTGATCGAACTGGCATTATTATTGAAATTTTTAGCCGTCATGCCAATACACGAACGGCGCGGTTACAGGTTGAGCTAGCACGATTAAATTATTTAACCCCAAGGCTACGCAGTGATCATGGAGGAGACCGTGAACGTCAAAGTGGTCGAGGTGTTGGGGAGAGTTTGTTTGCTACCGAGCGTCGTAAAATTCGCGATAAGCAAGCCGAACTAAGGCGTGAACTTAAAAAAGTTCAAGAAGTGATGCAAGAGCAACGAAGCAGTCGTATCGAAACGCCTTGTGTCGCTTTAGTTGGGTATACCAATGCTGGAAAATCATCCTTGATGCGTGCTTTGACAGGCTCTGATGTATTGGTAGAAGACAAGTTATTTGCTACTTTAGATACCACTGTACGTGCCCTATCACCAGATACTCAACCTCGAATACTCATTTCAGATACGGTTGGGTTTATAAATAAATTACCACACGATTTAATCGCTTCATTCCACTCCACATTAGAGGAAGCGAAAGGCGCGACATTACTTTTGTATGTTGTCGATGCGAGTGATAAAGATTTTAGAACACAGTTAAAGGTCGTTGATGCTGCATTGCCGCAGTCACACCTTAATAGTAACAATCGCCTGTTACTGCTTAATAAAGTAGATTGTTTAACGCCAATAGAGCGACAAGCATTAAGCTGCGAGTTTCCTAATGCGTTGCAGATCTCCACACGTAATGATGATGACATAAGTTTAGTGCATCAAGCCATTCAAGATGTTATTGCAGAGCAGATGTGTACTGCCTGTTTTAATATCCCTTATACCGCTAGCGGTATTATGGGAGAGATCCACGGTAAGATGCAGGTGATAGAAGAGGAGTACCATGAAAATGGTATGAGGATAACGCTGAAAGCCAGCGCTGCCTCGCTAGAGCGGTTAAATAAAATGCTACAACAACAGTAGTAGAGACATTAGACAATAAAAAAGCACTCGTTGAGTGCTTTTTTATTTAATGGAATGAGTATTAGCTTAAGCGCTTACCTGAGCGCTTTAAACGCTCTTGTTCACGTTTTGCTTCTTCTTTCGCTTCTTTCTCTGCTAATAGTTTAGCCACTTCAGCTTTCTCGATTTCGGCCATTGCAGGTGTTTCAAGTGATAACTGGCCGATTCTGCCTGCTCGGAAATCATGTAGCAGCACCTCTGAAGCTTTGTGAAGATCGATTCTTCCACCTGGGCGCAGTGCGCCGCGATTACGGCCAATTGCTTCTAATAGCTCAATGTCGGTATCTGGCATCTGCTTGATCTTATAACGCTCGGCAATCGCTTCTGGATAAGCTTGAAGGAAGTATTCTGCAGCAAACATGGCTACGTCTTCATACTCCATCGCGGTGTCTTTAATCGCACCTGTTACTGCGAGACGATAGCTGCTTTTTTCGTTATCGACTTTAGGCCACAAAATGCCAGGGGTGTCAGATAGCACGATACCGTTTCGAAGATTGATGCGTTGCTGAGTTTTGGTAACGGCTGGCTCGTTACCGGTTTTAGCGATCATTCTTCCTGCTAATGTATTGATAATGGTAGATTTACCTACGTTAGGGATCCCCATGATCATGGTACGAATATCTTTTTCGATTTTGTCACGGTTAGGGACAAATTTACGGCATAAGTCTGGAATTTTCTTAACTTGTGATGCTTGCAATGTCGTAATGGCCATTGCTTTTACACCTTGCTCTCGCTCTAGGTATTCAATCCACTGCTGGGTGGTCTCAGGATCGGCTAAGTCAGATTTATTGAGTAATTTAATACAGGGTTTATCACCACGCAGTGTTTGCACCATTGGGTTTTCACTACTATAAGGGATCCTTGCATCAAGCACTTCTATCACCAAATCGACTTGAGGCATAACCTCTTCGATCTCTTTTCGTGCCTTGTGCATGTGTCCTGGATACCACTGAATTGCCATGTGTGCGCTCTACTATCAAATTACATAATTGCGGGGATTTTACCTCGTTACGCTTAAGTTTAACAAACAAAAAGCGCCTTTAGGCGCTTATTGGGCTCTTATTGCGTGCGAATGGGACTAAATTACCCCTAATTCACGTAGACGCTCCATCAGATAACTATCAGCGGTGTACTTCTCAGACAATTTAACTTGTGGATTTGGATGTAAGAATAGTGGCAATGAGATCCGCGACTTTGTTATATCCATCCCTTGAGGATTGATGACTCTGTGGCTTGTCGATGGAAAATAGCCTCCCGATGCTTCTTGAAGCATATCGCCAATGTTAATGATTAAATTACCAAAATCGCTCGGTACATCAATCCACTCACCATCTTTTAGCTGTACTTGCAGTCCAGGTTCATTGGCGGCAGGAAGTACGGTAATTAAGTTGATATCTTCATGAGCTGCGGCTCGAATAGCACCGGGCTCTTCGTTACCCGACATTGGAGGGTAGTGCAGTACACGTAATAGTGTTTTCTGACTATTCTCTATCATCTTTGGTAGTGCAATCGAAAACTGCTGTTTCACCTCTGCTGGCGAATGTTGCTCTACCCACTCTAATAGCTCTGATGCTAGCGCATTAGCATTAGTATAATATTTGAGAATATTGTCCTTTAGAGAGTCTGGAATGCGCCCCCAAGGGTAGATATGAAAATACTCTTTAATATCTTTTACGCTGTGACCTTTGGCTGTTTCAGATATTTCGGCTGGGAAAAAACCGTCTTGTGTTTGAGGATTAAAGAGAAATGCTCGCTTTTCTGCAGTGTTAAAAAATGCGTGCCATTCTTGATAGATGCTCTCAACCAGATCTTTATCGATAGGGTGGTTAGTTAACACACCAAAACCGGTTTCTTTTAGTGAGGATACAAATCTCTCTGCTGCATCGCTTGCTTGGTAATCTATTGTTTTTAATCTCATTTTGATTCTTCTTATTATTAAACCCAAGGCAAGTGTAACGAGGACAAATTCGCGATGCAAACCAATGTGACGTAGATCACGCTGATGATTGTTTAGCTATTAAAATAATGCAGGCTAGACTCTCGATAAACCTAAAAAGGGTTAGCTAGTTAGTAATCAACAAGGGCTGAGGAAATTTATTTTTTAAAAGTGGCGATTTTTTACGTTACTTTTGGTTATCGCCCTTAATTTATGCCACTTAAATTAGGGGCTAAAATTATCGTGCTTGACGATAGTCAGGATCACTATCCGTGAGGAGGTGATAATTTATTATGATAAGTTTGCTAACCAACTTGAAAGCTTTTGCTAATCTGTAGGGTCTATTGACTGTTGACCCAGAACATAAGAGGCCAATGAGGGATATTGGCAATGAGGCTAGATAGAGATGTATATATGCGTAAATTAACAGAACTTGAAAAGCATGTAATAGAGCAAAAGGGGACCGAGCGACCATTTAGCGGTGAGTATTACCAACATGATGCACCGGGAGTATATTGCTGTAAAAAGTGCGATGCGCCCTTATATCGCTCGGAAAGTAAGTTTAACGCCCATTGTGGCTGGCCAGCCTTTGATGATGAGATTGAAGGGGCGGTAAAGCGCAATATTGATGCAGACGGAATGCGAGTCGAAATTGTTTGCGCCCAGTGTGATGCTCATTTAGGTCATGTGTTTGAAGGGGAGATGTTGACGGCTAAAAATATCAGACACTGCGTCAATTCGGTCTCAATGGCTTTTAAATCAGCAGATGAACTTATAGATAAGTCCTCTGGTACAGAGTTAGCCACTTTTGGCGGAGGCTGCTTTTGGTGCATAGAGGCTGTATTTTCAGCGATTAAGGGCGTAAGTAAAGTGACTTCTGGTTATGCGGGAGGCACTGCTGATGATGCGAATTACAAAGCCGTGTGCAGCGGACAAACCGGTCATGCTGAGGTGGTACAGATTGAATTTGATCCTAAAGAGGTCAGTTTTGAGCGCTTGCTTGAGGTATTTTGGCAAAGCCACGATCCTACAAGCTTAAATCGACAAGGTAACGATGTTGGTCCCCAATACCGTTCGGTGATCTTTATTCATGACGAGTCTCAAGCTCAAGTCGCAAATAATATGATTGAGGACTTAACTAGAGTTGCAGCATGGCCTAATCCAATCGTGACTCAAGTTGTAGCTTACAACGGGTTTTTCGCTGCTGAAAATTACCATAACGATTATTTTGAATTAAATGGTGAGCAGCCATATTGTCAGATGGTCATAAAACCTAAGGTAGATAAAGTAAAAGCCTTGTTCGCGGATAGATTGAAGAAATAAAAAGTTGAGCTAATAAAAAAGACGGGCAATGCCCGTCTTTTTCGTTTTTATCGCTTATGCTATTTGCGATTAGTCTGAATCGATTTACGAGTCGAGCTTATCGTCAGCCACTTTATAGTGGGGATCTTCAATCAAGTTTACCTCAACTAAATCACCGGCCTTATCAAGCAGCTTCTTACAGTCACGGCTTAAATGGCGTAAGTGCAAACGTTTACCAGCCCCGACATATCGCTCGGCTAGAGTATCGATAGCATCGAGGGCTGAGTGATCACACACTCGTGAGTTTTGGAAATCGACGATAACATCCTGTGGATCGGTTTTAGCGTGGAATAGCTCTAGGAATTCCGCAACTGAACCAAAGAATAGCGGGCCGTTAAGCTTATATACTTTCCAACCATTTTGATCTTCGCTTACCTCAACGTTGATATGCTTGGCATGTTCCCATGCAAATACCAACGCAGAAACGATAACGCCTACGAATACCGCGAACGCTAAATCGGTAAATACGGTAACAATCGTCACTAGAATAATAACGAAGGCGTCGTGTTTTGGTACTTTGCGCATAACTTTAAAGCTAGCCCACTCAAATGTACCTAAGACCACCATAAACATCACACCGACCAAGGCGGCTAGCGGGATCATTTCGATAAGTGCTGAACCAAACAAAATGAAAGCAAGTAGCGCAACAGCAGCGGTAATACCCGATAAACGTCCACGACCGCCAGAATTAATATTAATCATCGACTGACCAATCATGGCGCAGCCACCCATGGCGCCAAAGAAACCACTAGTGATATTACCAACACCTTGACCAATACACTCTTTGTTGCCGCGGCCACGTGTGCCGGTCATCTCATCAATAACGGTCAGCGTTAGTAATGATTCAATTAGACCTACAGCAGCAAGAATAAGTGAGTAAGGCAAAATGATATATAAGGTCTCTAACGTAAACTCGACAGCAGGAATTGAGAAGGTCGGTAGACTACCTGCAATCGTCGCGTTGTCGTTGCCACTCATGGCTTTAAGAAAGTCGAGAACGGTACGAGTATCTAAGTTCAAGAAGGTAACCAGTAACGTTACCGTCAAAATTGCGGCTAGTGAAGAGGGGATCGCTGTCGTAAGTTTTGGTAAGAACTGAATGATCGCCATGGTTAGCGCGACTAAGCCTAACATGAGTAATAGCTGGTTTTGAGGTAACCAAGTCATCACACCATTTGCATCAGGTGTTTGGAATTGACCCAACTGAGCAAGGAAGATGACAATCGCTAAGCCGTTCACAAATCCTATCATTACAGGGTAGGGAACGATGCGAATAAATTTACCGAGTTTGAAGACACCGGCTGAAACTTGGATAAGACCAGCAAGCACGACGGCGGCAAACAGGTATTGAACTCCATGCTCTGCAACGAGCGCAACCATTACAACGGCCATTGCTCCGGTAGCACCGGAGATCATACCTGGACGGCCACCAATAAGCGCCGTAATAAGACCCATAATGAAAGCTGCATATAAGCCAACCATAGGCTCAACACCTGCAACGAATGCGAATGCAACCGCCTCAGGAACTAATGCAAGGGCAACGGTTAGCCCTGAAAGTAAGTCAGCTCTGTGACTAGCAGTTTTGTGACGAATAAGATCGAACATTCAGCCTCTGTTAAAAGTTTGTTGTAGTAGTAATGAATATTGGCCGCGAATACTAACAAATTTTGGCCTATTTTAAAATAAAAAAGCCATGCTATAAAGCATGGCTTTTAGGTAAACCGATTAACTCAGTTTATGTGCGAACAGTTTCTGAATTAGCACTGTTTGCCGTTCTTGGCTTCGTTGCTTC comes from the Shewanella halifaxensis HAW-EB4 genome and includes:
- a CDS encoding nuclease-related domain-containing DEAD/DEAH box helicase, which encodes MAQIYPSLENIERLKVKPTEGEYHLINYLNRHLDDSYEVFFNPFLDGDRPDFIVLKEHAGTFIIEVKDYDLAHYHVDEYNKWYVDKGRGISLIASPQSQAFRYKKNLYNLHLPVLGLSNLVNSNFYKFVTPLVYLHRADKFKIDKFYREAEDTLRKQVSKLNYDLKCKVVSYDDYNRKADSIKRRSDKLRRDKLMVVGNDKLDVLIKKVKNNSPHTLFDERVYQDFKRRLLPCEHVLKQGKYIGLDKKQTALTLSQEGCSKVKGVAGCGKTTIIASRAANAFKRHHENVLIITFNITLKNLIKDKISDVLGYRDEYNFAVTNYHQFYNSQVNVIGQDLCNLIFIHGLEGLYKHDCFQGEQVAKYNTILIDEVQDFESEWVKIIRDNFLEYSGEMVLFGDESQNIYERDNQRAAVIAQGFGRWIKLKRSYRTEQDSPLNQVFKDFQEQYLVEKYSDTDVLEFTPVQMGMSFNIMDYEAVGKDWIDTSFYIIKRHIQANQLNPNDVVILSSNIFLVRWLNERFIQEEKTHCMFETYEELTSMLPFEHRLLPIALKCGDSIVRLNALKKLTEKELSKLIRDIELKETIDSARRAKKNHFYANSGLIKLSTVHSYKGLESKTVFYLMDDDDIPEIVYTSITRSTENLVILDKSDKNQFSDFFRNAAKAMSTSGELLLQ
- a CDS encoding low molecular weight protein-tyrosine-phosphatase; amino-acid sequence: MGNICRSPSAEAMFRLKARAAQLDIEIDSAGTIAYHQGHSPDKRSIAAGVKRGLSFDGMRARQVEQTDFVDFDLILAADEQNLQDLKRICPKLYQSKLVLILDFCDFASNAAIYTEVPDPYYGEGDGFELVLDLLDNSCEQLVKRIQIK
- the hflX gene encoding GTPase HflX, producing MSTTMEQADTRALLISIRTPNTKIEDIDRSLEELGRLVSTLGFTVFATQTQKQSSTQRLSVLGAGKLEELARMTKELDDVEQRDSLANIDEQELNEFLIESKTQLHANVVVFDCELSPMQLRNVENVLGVEVFDRTGIIIEIFSRHANTRTARLQVELARLNYLTPRLRSDHGGDRERQSGRGVGESLFATERRKIRDKQAELRRELKKVQEVMQEQRSSRIETPCVALVGYTNAGKSSLMRALTGSDVLVEDKLFATLDTTVRALSPDTQPRILISDTVGFINKLPHDLIASFHSTLEEAKGATLLLYVVDASDKDFRTQLKVVDAALPQSHLNSNNRLLLLNKVDCLTPIERQALSCEFPNALQISTRNDDDISLVHQAIQDVIAEQMCTACFNIPYTASGIMGEIHGKMQVIEEEYHENGMRITLKASAASLERLNKMLQQQ
- the ylqF gene encoding ribosome biogenesis GTPase YlqF; this translates as MAIQWYPGHMHKARKEIEEVMPQVDLVIEVLDARIPYSSENPMVQTLRGDKPCIKLLNKSDLADPETTQQWIEYLEREQGVKAMAITTLQASQVKKIPDLCRKFVPNRDKIEKDIRTMIMGIPNVGKSTIINTLAGRMIAKTGNEPAVTKTQQRINLRNGIVLSDTPGILWPKVDNEKSSYRLAVTGAIKDTAMEYEDVAMFAAEYFLQAYPEAIAERYKIKQMPDTDIELLEAIGRNRGALRPGGRIDLHKASEVLLHDFRAGRIGQLSLETPAMAEIEKAEVAKLLAEKEAKEEAKREQERLKRSGKRLS
- a CDS encoding isopenicillin N synthase family dioxygenase; its protein translation is MRLKTIDYQASDAAERFVSSLKETGFGVLTNHPIDKDLVESIYQEWHAFFNTAEKRAFLFNPQTQDGFFPAEISETAKGHSVKDIKEYFHIYPWGRIPDSLKDNILKYYTNANALASELLEWVEQHSPAEVKQQFSIALPKMIENSQKTLLRVLHYPPMSGNEEPGAIRAAAHEDINLITVLPAANEPGLQVQLKDGEWIDVPSDFGNLIINIGDMLQEASGGYFPSTSHRVINPQGMDITKSRISLPLFLHPNPQVKLSEKYTADSYLMERLRELGVI
- a CDS encoding bifunctional methionine sulfoxide reductase B/A protein, producing MRKLTELEKHVIEQKGTERPFSGEYYQHDAPGVYCCKKCDAPLYRSESKFNAHCGWPAFDDEIEGAVKRNIDADGMRVEIVCAQCDAHLGHVFEGEMLTAKNIRHCVNSVSMAFKSADELIDKSSGTELATFGGGCFWCIEAVFSAIKGVSKVTSGYAGGTADDANYKAVCSGQTGHAEVVQIEFDPKEVSFERLLEVFWQSHDPTSLNRQGNDVGPQYRSVIFIHDESQAQVANNMIEDLTRVAAWPNPIVTQVVAYNGFFAAENYHNDYFELNGEQPYCQMVIKPKVDKVKALFADRLKK
- a CDS encoding SulP family inorganic anion transporter; its protein translation is MFDLIRHKTASHRADLLSGLTVALALVPEAVAFAFVAGVEPMVGLYAAFIMGLITALIGGRPGMISGATGAMAVVMVALVAEHGVQYLFAAVVLAGLIQVSAGVFKLGKFIRIVPYPVMIGFVNGLAIVIFLAQLGQFQTPDANGVMTWLPQNQLLLMLGLVALTMAIIQFLPKLTTAIPSSLAAILTVTLLVTFLNLDTRTVLDFLKAMSGNDNATIAGSLPTFSIPAVEFTLETLYIILPYSLILAAVGLIESLLTLTVIDEMTGTRGRGNKECIGQGVGNITSGFFGAMGGCAMIGQSMININSGGRGRLSGITAAVALLAFILFGSALIEMIPLAALVGVMFMVVLGTFEWASFKVMRKVPKHDAFVIILVTIVTVFTDLAFAVFVGVIVSALVFAWEHAKHINVEVSEDQNGWKVYKLNGPLFFGSVAEFLELFHAKTDPQDVIVDFQNSRVCDHSALDAIDTLAERYVGAGKRLHLRHLSRDCKKLLDKAGDLVEVNLIEDPHYKVADDKLDS